GCGCTGGGGCCTGGTCAACCGTATCGTTCCAGATGGCGATCCGGTCCAGATCGGCAAGACATTCATGGCGGACTTCATCGGATACAGCCGCTGCGCGTCGAGCTTCGCGCGCGAAGCGGTGTCCCGGGGAATGGATGCCGCGAATGGCTCCGGCCTGGACATCGAGGCCGATCTTTCCACTTTGGCGTTCCAGACCAGGGACTCGGTGGAAGGCATGCTGGCCTTCATCGAAAAGCGCGCGCCGGAGTTCCAGGATGCCTGAATCCATGGCCGGTACGGTCGCCGTAACGGGCGGAAGCCGTGGCATAGGCGCCGCGATCAGTATCGAACTGGCCCGCGCCGGCTTCAACGTGGCGTGCCTGTCCCGATCGGGCGCCTTACCCGACCCGAGCAGCCTGGACGAGGCCGATCGCCACCGTCTGGCGCCGATGCGCTGCGACGTGACGGACACCGGTTCGGTCGCGCGGACTTTCAAGGCCATACCGGACCTGTTCGGCACGGAGATCGTTGGCCTCGTGAACAACGCTGGCATCCACCTGCACGGTCCATCGGCCACCTTCCCGCTGGCCGATTTCGAACAGGTGATGCGCGCCAATACATCGTCGGTGTACATCGTCAGCCAGGCGGCGTACCCCTACCTGAGCGCATCCCCGAGCACCTTGATCGTCAATATAGGCTCCTTCTACGACAAGCTGGGCGTACGTTCGAATGCCGCCTATTGCGCTTCCAAGGCTGCGGTAGGCGCGCTGTCCCGTTGCCTGGCAGTCGAGTGGGCACGCGATGGCATACGCGTCCTGAATGTCGCTCCCGGCTACGTGGAAACCGACTTGAACCGCGATGCGCTGAACCAAGGTCCTCTGGAAAGTTTTCTCAAGAAGCGGATTCCGAGGGGCGAGCATGGGCAAGCTGCGGACATCGGCAGGCTGGTCGCCATGCTGTACCGATTGCCGGGCCACTTCCTGACCGGCGAGACACTATACGTCGACGGCGGCCAGGGTATCGCGTTATGACCGGGGCGGAACAGACATGAACATGCTCGAGAAGCTGGACGCGCAGCTGCCTCTCTCTTCCGAAGAACGGATGCTGCTCGATAGCGTGAAGGACCTGTGCTGCGACCACATTGCGCCGCGGGCAGCCGGCCATGACCGCACCGCCGCTTTTCCCTGGGAGAACGTGAACGCAATCAATCGGCTTGGCTTGAACGCCATGTTCGTGCCGGAGTCGTACGGTGGCGCGCAACTTTCGTTCACCAGCTATCTCGCCTGTGTCCGGGAGATATCCAAAGCCTGCGCGGCCACGGGCATCATTTGGGCGACGAACTTTCATGCGATCAAGCCTCTGATCGAATACGGAAGCGCGGAGCAGAAGGCTCGACTGCTCCCCCGGATAGCCAATGGGGGCCTGGCGTCGCTGGCCATCACGGAGCCGTCCGCGGGCTCCGACGCCACCGGCATGCTCACGCGCTTCCATGCGGAAGGCGACCACATCATCGTCGATGGCGGAAAGACCTTCATCACCAACGGCGACGTGGCCGACCTTTACCTGGTCTTCGGCAAGTGGAGCGGAATAGATGATCCCAAACGCGCGATATCGGTACTGATACTGGAAAAAGGCACCGAAGGCCTGCGTGTACTCGGCACCGAACACAAGATGGGCATGCGCGCCTCGAGCACGGCCAGTCTGGCCTTCGACGGCTGTCGCGTGCCGCGCACCAATCTGATCGGCAGCCCGGGCGACGGGTTGAGCATTCTGTTCGGCTCGCTGAATCGCTCGCGCCCTTCCGTGGCGGCGCATGCGTTGGGTATCGCGCGCGCGGCATTCGAGGACGCCGTCGATTACATCAACGAACGCCGGCAATCGGGCAAGCGGATCCTGGAATTCCAGGGCGTCCAATTCATGCTCTCCGACCTGGCGACCGAGCTTGCGTTGTGCGAGGCGTGGCTGTGGCGCGTAGGTGCCATGGTGGACGCGGGAGAGACCGACTTCGGCATCGAGGCCTCCTTACTGAAGCAGCGTGCCAGCGATGCAGCCATGCGTATCACGACCGACGCCGTGCAGCTCTTCGGTGGCTACGGCTATTGCAGCGAGTATCGGGTAGAGCGGCTGATGCGCGATGCCAAGATCACGCAGATATGGGAAGGCACCAACCAGGTACACCGCCAGTTGATTGGCCGGAGTTTTTTGAAGAGATAGGAGATCGTTTTGACGAATATTCGAACTGTCGGCGTGGCCGGCGCCGGCACCATGGGCGCCGGCATCGCGATTGTCGCGGCGCGCGCGGGCTTCCGAACTATTGTGTTTGACGCCCGGCAGGATGCGCTGGACCGGGCGAGGGAGCAGACCGCAGCCTTCCTGCAGAAGTCCGAGGAGCGCGGCAAGCTCCCTCCGGGTGGGGCGAAGGCGGCGCTCGAACAGTGGGAGGGCACCACCCAGATCGACGACCTATGCGTCTGTGACATCGTCATCGAGGCGATCTTCGAGGACCTCTCCGTCAAGCACCAGCTTTTCGCGAAACTCAACGATATCTGTCCTGAACCGACGATCTTTGCCTCGAACACCTCCACGATATCCATCAGCGAAATCGCGGGTGGCTCGGGAAGGCCCGACCGATTCGTCGGCATGCATTTCTGCCTGCCCGCGCAGCTGATGAAGCTCGTCGAAATGTCACCAGGGCTGGTCACCTCTGGCGATACGTTCCAGGCGGCGTGGGCGTTCGCGCAGGCCATGGGGCAGAAGCCAGTCGCCACGCAGGACACTCCCGGTTTCATCCTTAACTACTTCCTGATTCCGTTCAACAACGATGCCATACGCCTGGTGGAACAAGGCGTATCGGAACCCGCTGATATCGACATAGCGATCAAGACCGCGCTGGGATATCCGATGGGGCCGCTGGAACTCCTGGACCTTATCGGTCTGGACACGCAGAAGCTGCTATGCGAAGCCATGCATAGCCTGACTCATGAGCCTCGTGCCGCTTGTCCGCCTCTGGTGCGAAGGATGATCGCGGCCAATCGCCTTGGCAAGAAGACCGGCACGGGGTTTCACGCGTACGGCAACACCAAAATGTTCGGAGCCTGATATGAACTATGAAATCGTCCAGGCCGGTGAAAGCCGTTCGTTTCCAGGACCGCACGCATTCCTGCAGCAGGCATCGGCCAACGCGCAGAACATCGTTTATCTGGGCGCCGATGCCGGAAAGGCGTATGCAGAAAACATCACGCGCCAAATCCCCGGCTTCGTTGCAATCGAACTGGGCACGGAATGCCTCGGTGTACATACTGGAGAGGATCGGGGACTGGAGGGCTCGAATGTAGTCGGGTTCGCGCGCTTTCGCCTCGGGGACGCCGATCCCAGCCCGCTGGTTGAGCTGGTCAGGCAACCCGGCACGCGGGTGGAAGCAATCGAAGCGGCCAAGGCCGCGTTCCAGTCGGCGGGACTGGTGGTCGCTGTATGCAACGACTTCCCCGGCCGTATCGTCGACCGCCTGATACGTCCTTACTTCAATGCGGCCTTGCGGCGCCTCGACGAAAAGCTCGCCATCGCGCAGGACCTCGACAAGACCCTGTGCCTGGGACTGGGCTACCCGGAGGGTCCCATCGAATTGCTCCAGCGCACTGGACTGCACCACCACTTCCAGATCACGCAGGCTCTGTACGAGGCGTTGGGACAGGAAGCGTATGCGCCGGCGCGACGCGCGCGCGTGGCGGCTGAGCGCTCGCGCGCGGATGCGGTCCGGCCATGACGCAACCATTGGCCGGCGTCAAGGTGCTGGATTTCAGTACCCTGCTTCCGGGACCGCTCTGTTCGCTGCTGTTGGCTGAAGCCGGCGCCGATGTGATCAAGCTGGAACGACCGGACCTAGGTGACGAGATGCGGACGTACGATCCGAAGCTGGGAGAAGACAGCGCCAACTTCGTGCTGCTGAACCGCGGAAAGCAGTCCATCGCCATCGACCTGAAGTCCGAATCCGCCCTCGCCCAGCTCACACCGGCGATCGAGGAAGCCGACATCCTGATTGAACAGTTCCGGCCGGGCGTCATGGAACGGCTTGGACTTGGGTACACCGCGCTGGCGCAGACCAATCCACGCCTGATCTATTGTTCGATCACGGGATTTGGCCAGCGAGGCGCCCGCTCCCGGGAAGCCGCCCATGATCTGAACTACGTCGCCGCGACCGGCATGCTCGCGCTGACCTCCGGCGGCGATGGGGCGCCATCGCTCCCGCCTGCGCTCATCGCTGATATCGCCGGTGGTGCCTATCCGGCGATGATCAACATCCTGCTCGCGCTGATGCAGCGTGAACGCACAGGACGGGGTCTGCACATCGATGTCGCAATGGCGGACAACCTGTTCACGCTGCAATACTGGGGACTCGCCAGCGGTGCGCTCGGCGTGTGGCCCGGTACCGGGACGAACCTCGTCACGGGGGGTAGTCCGCGCTATCAGATCTACCGCACCGCCGACGATGCCTTCCTTGCAGCGGCACCCCTGGAAGACAAGTTCTGGGAAGCCTTCGTCGGGATCATCGGACTCGACGTCTCTACGCTTTCCCGGATGCCGCCATCCGCCGCCGTCGAGGCGATCGCGACCGCGATCGCCGCGCACACCGCCGCCTACTGGGAAGACCGATTCGCGGGTCGGGATGTCTGTGTGACTCGCGTGGTTGACCTGCGCGACGCCCTGCATACCGCGCACTTCCAGGAACGCGGCCTTTTCAAGTATGCCGTCGTCGCACCGGATGGTACCGAAGTATCCGCTCTGCCCGTCCCCCTGAACGAGGAATTCCGTCACGCCTGCCGCGTGCGGCGTGCACCGGTACTGGGCGAACATAACAGTCTGCTGGAAAGGCATTCCGCATCATGACATCCATACGCACAGTCGGCATCGTCGGCGCAGGCGCCATGGGCCGCGGCATCGCGCAGATCGCGGCGCAGGCTGGCCTGACTGTCAAACTGCACGATCAGGACCCGATCGCGATCGAAGCCGCGCGTCAATACCTACGGGAAACCTTTGAACGGCTGACGGAAAAAGGAAAGATCAATGCCGCGGACGGTGTGGCCGCGCTTGCCCGCGTCATGCCGTGCGAAGCGATTGAGGCACTTGGCGACTGCGAGGTGGTGATCGAGGCGATCGTGGAGCGGCTGGAGGTCAAACGCGAGCTGGTCTCAAGGCTGGAGACGATCCTGGGTCAGGACGCGGTCATTGCCTCGAACACGTCGTCGTTGTCCATTACGGCCATCGCCGCCATAGCCCGATATCCCGGGCGTATTGCCGGTTTCCACTTCTTCAATCCGGTCCCACTGATGAAGGTCGTGGAGGTGGTCGATGGGCAATCGGGCGATCCGGAAACCGGCGACCGCCTGATGGCCCTGGCTCGCCACCTCGGCCATGTACCCGTACGCTGCAAGGACATGCCGGGATTCATCGTGAACCATGCCGGCCGGGGGATGAATATCGAGGGGCTGAAGGTGGCGCAGGAAGGCGTCGCGGGATTCCCCGATATCGACGACATTATGCGCGAGCAGGCCGGCTTCCGCATGGGCCCATTCGAGTTGATGGATCTGACGGGCCTGGACGTGTCGCATCCCGTCATGGAATCGATCTACAACCAGTTCTACCAGGAAGCGCGCTACCGGCCATCTCCCCTCACGGCATTGCGCCATGCCGGCCGCCTGTTCGGCCGCAAGACTGGCGCAGGATTCTATGCCTACCCTAATGGACAGAAATCCACGCCTGCCGCGCAAGTCGCGCCGGCAACTCGGCCGCGCAGCGTCTGGGTAAGCCGCGTGAGTGCGCGCGGCCATGCCAGGACCGTGCAACTGCTGGGGACGCTGGGTGTCTTCCCGGAGACGGGATCGCGTCCGTCGCCAGATGCCCTGATCCTGGTCACGCCGCTGGGGTTGGATGCCACCACGGCCGCGCTGGCCGAAGGCCTGGACGCAACCCGTGTCGTGGCGCTGGACACCTTGCTTCCCTTGGAAGTCGGCAGGCGCCGTACGCTCATGACGACGCCGATGACGGGCGCGGCGGTACGCGAGGCCGCCCACGGACTGTTTGCTGCCGATGGCACGCCCGTTACCGTTGTCCGCGACTCCGCCGGCTTCGTCGCGCAACGGATCCTCGCCTGCATCGTCAACATCGCCTGTGACATGGCACAGCAGCGCATCGGTACACCAGCGGACATCGATCTGGCCGTGAGGCTCGGGCTGGGATATCCACAGGGACCGCTCGGACTGGGAGATACCGTCGGCGCTGGCGAGATCCTCGAAGTACTGCGCAATCTGAACAACCTGACCGGCGACATGCGTTATCGACCCAGTCCGTGGCTGTGGCGTCGGGCTGGGCTGGGGCTGTCGCTGCTGACGCAGGAAAACTGAGACACAGGCACGGCCTACTGGCGGAAACATCTTCCCGGCGCACCGGGGCAACCACATCTTGTTATTGGGAAAGACCATGAACGACTGCTACGCCGCATATACACGATTGAAATTCGACAGGCCGCATCCCCGCGTTCTACGTATCACGCTTGCGTCGCCCATGAAGATGGGCGCGATGGACGCGACCATGCACGGCGAAGTTTCGCGCATATGGAAGGACGCCGATGCCGATCCGACCGTCTCGGCCATTATCCTCACTGGCGAGGGCCGCACTTTCTCGGCCGGTGGCGATCTGAACCACGAGCGCAAGGCCGCGGAGGAGTATGCGTTACGCCTGCAGGCCATGAAGGAGGCTCGCGACATCGTCTACGGAATGATCAATTGTTCCAAGCCGATCATCACCGCCGCCCGGGG
Above is a genomic segment from Bordetella genomosp. 11 containing:
- a CDS encoding SDR family NAD(P)-dependent oxidoreductase; the encoded protein is MPESMAGTVAVTGGSRGIGAAISIELARAGFNVACLSRSGALPDPSSLDEADRHRLAPMRCDVTDTGSVARTFKAIPDLFGTEIVGLVNNAGIHLHGPSATFPLADFEQVMRANTSSVYIVSQAAYPYLSASPSTLIVNIGSFYDKLGVRSNAAYCASKAAVGALSRCLAVEWARDGIRVLNVAPGYVETDLNRDALNQGPLESFLKKRIPRGEHGQAADIGRLVAMLYRLPGHFLTGETLYVDGGQGIAL
- a CDS encoding acyl-CoA dehydrogenase family protein, which gives rise to MNMLEKLDAQLPLSSEERMLLDSVKDLCCDHIAPRAAGHDRTAAFPWENVNAINRLGLNAMFVPESYGGAQLSFTSYLACVREISKACAATGIIWATNFHAIKPLIEYGSAEQKARLLPRIANGGLASLAITEPSAGSDATGMLTRFHAEGDHIIVDGGKTFITNGDVADLYLVFGKWSGIDDPKRAISVLILEKGTEGLRVLGTEHKMGMRASSTASLAFDGCRVPRTNLIGSPGDGLSILFGSLNRSRPSVAAHALGIARAAFEDAVDYINERRQSGKRILEFQGVQFMLSDLATELALCEAWLWRVGAMVDAGETDFGIEASLLKQRASDAAMRITTDAVQLFGGYGYCSEYRVERLMRDAKITQIWEGTNQVHRQLIGRSFLKR
- a CDS encoding 3-hydroxyacyl-CoA dehydrogenase family protein; protein product: MTNIRTVGVAGAGTMGAGIAIVAARAGFRTIVFDARQDALDRAREQTAAFLQKSEERGKLPPGGAKAALEQWEGTTQIDDLCVCDIVIEAIFEDLSVKHQLFAKLNDICPEPTIFASNTSTISISEIAGGSGRPDRFVGMHFCLPAQLMKLVEMSPGLVTSGDTFQAAWAFAQAMGQKPVATQDTPGFILNYFLIPFNNDAIRLVEQGVSEPADIDIAIKTALGYPMGPLELLDLIGLDTQKLLCEAMHSLTHEPRAACPPLVRRMIAANRLGKKTGTGFHAYGNTKMFGA
- a CDS encoding 3-hydroxyacyl-CoA dehydrogenase family protein; the protein is MNYEIVQAGESRSFPGPHAFLQQASANAQNIVYLGADAGKAYAENITRQIPGFVAIELGTECLGVHTGEDRGLEGSNVVGFARFRLGDADPSPLVELVRQPGTRVEAIEAAKAAFQSAGLVVAVCNDFPGRIVDRLIRPYFNAALRRLDEKLAIAQDLDKTLCLGLGYPEGPIELLQRTGLHHHFQITQALYEALGQEAYAPARRARVAAERSRADAVRP
- a CDS encoding CaiB/BaiF CoA transferase family protein, with the translated sequence MTQPLAGVKVLDFSTLLPGPLCSLLLAEAGADVIKLERPDLGDEMRTYDPKLGEDSANFVLLNRGKQSIAIDLKSESALAQLTPAIEEADILIEQFRPGVMERLGLGYTALAQTNPRLIYCSITGFGQRGARSREAAHDLNYVAATGMLALTSGGDGAPSLPPALIADIAGGAYPAMINILLALMQRERTGRGLHIDVAMADNLFTLQYWGLASGALGVWPGTGTNLVTGGSPRYQIYRTADDAFLAAAPLEDKFWEAFVGIIGLDVSTLSRMPPSAAVEAIATAIAAHTAAYWEDRFAGRDVCVTRVVDLRDALHTAHFQERGLFKYAVVAPDGTEVSALPVPLNEEFRHACRVRRAPVLGEHNSLLERHSAS
- a CDS encoding 3-hydroxyacyl-CoA dehydrogenase, yielding MTSIRTVGIVGAGAMGRGIAQIAAQAGLTVKLHDQDPIAIEAARQYLRETFERLTEKGKINAADGVAALARVMPCEAIEALGDCEVVIEAIVERLEVKRELVSRLETILGQDAVIASNTSSLSITAIAAIARYPGRIAGFHFFNPVPLMKVVEVVDGQSGDPETGDRLMALARHLGHVPVRCKDMPGFIVNHAGRGMNIEGLKVAQEGVAGFPDIDDIMREQAGFRMGPFELMDLTGLDVSHPVMESIYNQFYQEARYRPSPLTALRHAGRLFGRKTGAGFYAYPNGQKSTPAAQVAPATRPRSVWVSRVSARGHARTVQLLGTLGVFPETGSRPSPDALILVTPLGLDATTAALAEGLDATRVVALDTLLPLEVGRRRTLMTTPMTGAAVREAAHGLFAADGTPVTVVRDSAGFVAQRILACIVNIACDMAQQRIGTPADIDLAVRLGLGYPQGPLGLGDTVGAGEILEVLRNLNNLTGDMRYRPSPWLWRRAGLGLSLLTQEN